A stretch of the Candidatus Neomarinimicrobiota bacterium genome encodes the following:
- a CDS encoding outer membrane lipoprotein-sorting protein, with amino-acid sequence AETQIVTSRMVVHGRRTSRTITSRSWVQGTDKAFTEYLDPPREAGTKMLKLGDQLWTYNPQADRIIQISGHMLRQSLMGSDFSYEDMMEDQSLLDSYDGVVEGSEVLNGRDSWVMTLTAKREGMAYHTRKEWVDKEWLLPMREELLAKGGKLLKSARAEDVMQVQGRWYPKVWVFKDELKRDSQGTEWIIDEIVFDQPIPESRFAKAALRK; translated from the coding sequence GCTGAGACCCAGATTGTCACCAGCCGGATGGTGGTGCACGGCCGGCGCACCAGCCGGACCATCACCTCCAGGAGCTGGGTACAGGGCACCGATAAGGCCTTCACCGAGTACCTGGATCCCCCACGGGAGGCGGGCACCAAAATGTTAAAATTAGGCGATCAACTCTGGACCTACAATCCCCAGGCCGACCGTATCATCCAGATATCCGGCCACATGCTGCGCCAGTCCCTCATGGGCTCGGATTTCTCCTACGAGGACATGATGGAAGACCAATCTCTCCTTGATTCCTACGACGGTGTAGTGGAAGGCTCGGAGGTCCTGAATGGCCGGGACAGCTGGGTAATGACCCTAACCGCCAAGCGGGAGGGCATGGCCTACCATACTCGCAAGGAGTGGGTGGACAAGGAGTGGCTGCTGCCCATGCGGGAGGAGCTGCTGGCCAAGGGCGGCAAGCTGCTCAAGTCGGCGCGGGCGGAAGACGTTATGCAGGTCCAGGGCCGGTGGTATCCGAAAGTGTGGGTGTTCAAGGACGAGCTGAAACGCGACAGTCAGGGCACCGAATGGATCATCGAC